One segment of Candidatus Methylomirabilota bacterium DNA contains the following:
- a CDS encoding PEGA domain-containing protein — MKEARLAALLFALVALAGCASIVSGRTQEVSFTSNPEGATVTVNGRIIGKTPLTANLQREKGQSLAFSKEGYKTLSREFETDLNGWFWGNIVIGGLPGSTTDGITGSMYKYAPSQYMVTLEPDGTNRIDGKPTLSDQQKAKEYIVVAYKSLHEELTKNDKGEYVRSLLNILKIPDAQQDDATTKIRALSEAYKDIPVFADRVVEMYLK; from the coding sequence CTCGCAGCTCTGCTCTTCGCGCTTGTTGCTCTTGCGGGATGTGCCAGTATCGTATCTGGTAGAACTCAAGAAGTCAGCTTCACTTCCAATCCAGAAGGAGCAACGGTAACGGTGAATGGGAGGATCATCGGAAAGACTCCTCTGACAGCCAACCTACAGAGGGAAAAAGGGCAATCGCTAGCCTTCTCAAAGGAAGGCTATAAGACGCTTTCAAGAGAATTCGAGACCGACCTTAACGGATGGTTTTGGGGCAACATCGTAATCGGAGGTCTCCCCGGATCGACAACCGATGGCATTACCGGGTCCATGTACAAGTATGCCCCGAGTCAATACATGGTGACACTTGAGCCCGATGGCACGAACCGGATTGACGGAAAGCCCACCCTCAGTGACCAGCAGAAGGCTAAGGAGTATATAGTCGTGGCGTACAAGAGTCTTCATGAGGAGCTCACAAAGAATGATAAGGGTGAGTATGTCCGTTCGCTCTTGAATATCCTTAAGATTCCTGACGCGCAGCAGGATGATGCCACCACCAAGATCCGTGCGCTTTCGGAGGCCTATAAAGATATCCCCGTTTTCGCCGACAGGGTCGTAGAGATGTACCTAAAATGA